The sequence AACTTAAACAACAACCTAGCTGCACCAAGTATTTCCCATCCAATGGGTACTGACCGTCTAGGTAGAGACATTTTTGCAAGAGTACTTCATGGAGGAAGGGTTTCTCTTGCCGTTGGATTTATTGCTGTTGGTATCTCAGCAACCATAGGTATACTAATTGGATCCACTGCCGGCTATTTTGGTGGTATGGTTGATAATATATTGATGAGGTTCACAGAGGTTGTAATGGTTTTCCCGCAGCTATTTTTGATTTTGACAGTTCTAGCTGTAGTAAAAGGCGGTGGAATAATGCTTGTAATGGCCATTATTGGTCTTACAGGTTGGACTGGTATCTGTCGTCTAACTAGGGGTGAGTTCCTAAGTTTAAGGGAAAGAGATTACACATATGCAGCAAGATCCCTTGGTGCAAATGACCTAAGAATCATCTTTAAACACATCCTACCAAATGCCATGGCTCCCCTTATTGTTTCGATAACTCTAGGTGTTGGTGGAGCTATACTGACAGA comes from Alkalicella caledoniensis and encodes:
- a CDS encoding ABC transporter permease, which codes for MSNSELNVKKTKIDGKKLLEEAKKNSKDSSMFRTFVRRFKRSKTAVLGLILLSIMFSSAILAPLYPHKYTETNLNNNLAAPSISHPMGTDRLGRDIFARVLHGGRVSLAVGFIAVGISATIGILIGSTAGYFGGMVDNILMRFTEVVMVFPQLFLILTVLAVVKGGGIMLVMAIIGLTGWTGICRLTRGEFLSLRERDYTYAARSLGANDLRIIFKHILPNAMAPLIVSITLGVGGAILTETTLSFLGIGVRPPDPSWGNVLSDGRQYLTRAPWMSTYPGIFIFVTILGYNFLGDGLRDALDPRLKQ